The following proteins come from a genomic window of Heyndrickxia acidicola:
- the gyrB gene encoding DNA topoisomerase (ATP-hydrolyzing) subunit B, protein MEQEQAQGQAYDESQIQVLEGLEAVRKRPGMYIGSTSSKGLHHLVWEIVDNSIDEALAGYCDEINVSIEKDNSITVKDNGRGIPVGIQEKMGRPAVEVILTVLHAGGKFGGGGYKVSGGLHGVGASVVNALSTELEVYVHLYGKIHYQKYERGVPCFDLKVIGETDRTGTTIHFKPDPEIFTETTVYEYDILATRIRELAFLNRGIKITIEDKREETPKKNEYHYEGGIKSYVEHLNRTKEVVHEEPIYVEGEKDGISVEISLQYNDGYASSLYSFANNIHTYEGGTHEFGFKTALTRVINDYARKNNIIKENDANLSGEDVREGLTAIVSIKHPEPQFEGQTKTKLGNSEARTITDAVFSEHFEKFMLENPQVAKKIVEKGLMAARARLAAKKARELTRRKSALEISSLPGKLADCSSRDPFISELYVVEGDSAGGSAKQGRDRHFQAILPLKGKIINVEKARLDKILSNMEIRTIITALGTGIGEEFDISKTRYHKIVIMTDADVDGAHIRTLLLTFFYRYMRPIIEAGYVYIAQPPLYKIQQGKRVEYAYSDKELEAALKDMPQQPKPGIQRYKGLGEMNPEQLWETTMDPENRTLLQVNLEDAIEADETFEILMGDKVEPRRLFIEENALYVKNLDI, encoded by the coding sequence ATGGAACAAGAACAAGCACAAGGCCAAGCATATGACGAGAGTCAGATCCAAGTACTTGAGGGACTTGAAGCTGTACGTAAACGTCCGGGAATGTATATTGGGTCCACAAGCTCAAAAGGACTGCATCACCTCGTATGGGAAATTGTTGACAACAGTATTGATGAAGCATTGGCTGGTTACTGTGATGAAATCAATGTATCAATAGAAAAAGATAATAGCATTACCGTCAAGGATAACGGCCGGGGAATTCCCGTCGGTATTCAAGAAAAAATGGGACGTCCAGCGGTTGAGGTCATCCTTACTGTGCTTCATGCCGGTGGTAAGTTTGGCGGCGGAGGATATAAGGTATCAGGTGGATTGCATGGTGTAGGTGCGTCTGTTGTTAATGCCCTATCCACAGAATTGGAAGTATATGTCCATCTTTATGGCAAAATCCACTATCAAAAATATGAACGCGGTGTTCCTTGTTTTGATTTGAAGGTAATTGGCGAAACAGATCGAACAGGGACAACTATCCATTTCAAACCTGATCCTGAAATATTTACAGAAACCACCGTTTATGAGTATGACATTTTAGCAACCAGGATTAGAGAATTGGCATTCCTTAATAGAGGAATCAAAATTACGATTGAGGATAAACGGGAAGAGACTCCTAAAAAAAATGAATACCACTATGAAGGCGGGATTAAATCATATGTGGAGCATTTAAACCGTACGAAAGAAGTGGTCCATGAAGAGCCTATCTATGTAGAAGGTGAAAAAGATGGAATCTCTGTTGAAATATCCCTTCAATACAATGATGGATATGCAAGCAGTCTATACTCATTTGCAAATAATATCCACACGTATGAAGGCGGCACGCACGAATTTGGATTTAAAACTGCCCTTACAAGGGTTATTAATGACTACGCAAGAAAAAACAACATTATTAAAGAGAATGATGCTAACTTATCAGGTGAAGATGTGCGTGAAGGATTAACAGCCATTGTTTCCATCAAACATCCTGAACCACAATTTGAAGGGCAAACAAAGACCAAGCTTGGGAACTCAGAAGCAAGAACGATTACTGATGCTGTTTTCTCAGAGCATTTTGAGAAATTCATGCTGGAAAATCCACAGGTTGCCAAAAAAATTGTTGAAAAAGGATTAATGGCTGCCCGTGCTAGACTGGCCGCTAAAAAAGCAAGAGAACTAACTCGAAGGAAAAGTGCCTTGGAGATTTCAAGCTTGCCAGGTAAGCTTGCGGATTGTTCTTCACGCGATCCTTTCATCAGTGAATTGTATGTTGTTGAGGGTGACTCAGCGGGAGGTTCTGCCAAGCAAGGCCGGGACCGCCATTTCCAGGCGATTTTGCCTCTAAAAGGTAAAATTATCAACGTAGAAAAGGCCCGTTTGGATAAAATTTTATCAAATATGGAAATTCGAACCATTATAACGGCTCTTGGTACAGGAATTGGAGAAGAATTCGATATTTCCAAAACCCGGTACCATAAAATTGTCATTATGACAGATGCGGATGTCGATGGAGCACATATCCGCACACTCCTGCTAACGTTCTTTTATCGTTATATGAGACCGATTATTGAAGCCGGCTATGTCTATATAGCACAGCCTCCTTTATATAAAATTCAGCAAGGGAAACGTGTGGAATACGCGTACAGTGATAAAGAACTGGAAGCTGCCTTGAAGGATATGCCGCAACAGCCTAAGCCGGGAATTCAGCGGTATAAAGGTCTTGGTGAGATGAACCCTGAACAGCTTTGGGAGACGACAATGGATCCTGAAAACCGAACACTTCTTCAGGTTAATTTGGAAGATGCCATTGAAGCAGATGAAACGTTTGAAATTTTAATGGGGGATAAGGTGGAACCACGCCGTCTATTCATTGAAGAGAATGCCCTTTATGTTAAGAATTTAGATATATAA